Genomic DNA from Peribacillus simplex:
TTATCCATATAAAGCACGGAACTGCTAAGGCTAAGCAGCTCAAGGTTTTCCTTCGTTTCTCTGATAACTTGATCTATGTATTCTTGATAAACCGTTCCCGCCCATTCAGCTTGTTCCTGCCTTTCTTTTTGAATGGAACGTTCTAAATGCATCCAATAAATGATTGAGAGAATAATTAATGGTAAAATAACAATAAGTAGATATGTGGTGAATTTATGCCTTGTTTTCATGAATGTCACTACTTTAGCTTTTTTTTCAAGTATATCAAAATGAATGATTAAACAATAGTGCATACTAACAGGGTAGATTGACAAAAAAGTCTTTATGCCATATAATAACTTTTAATTCAAGATATTTTAATTAAAAATTTTTAAGGTTGTGAAGTTATGGAGAATAATAACATCCAACAGTCTTTGAAACTGTTCATTGTGATGTCTAGAGCCCATCGATCAATTAATGATGTGGTAAATAAACATATAGCTGAAGAGGGTTTGAATCCAACTGAGTTTGCAGTACTGGAATTACTTTACCATAAAGGGGATCAGCCCCTTCAGCAAATAGGCGGAAAAATCCTGCTAGCTAGCGGCAGCATAACCTATGTCGTGGATAAACTTGAACAGAAGGAATATCTACAGCGAATAGCATGTAAAGAGGA
This window encodes:
- a CDS encoding MarR family winged helix-turn-helix transcriptional regulator; the protein is MENNNIQQSLKLFIVMSRAHRSINDVVNKHIAEEGLNPTEFAVLELLYHKGDQPLQQIGGKILLASGSITYVVDKLEQKEYLQRIACKEDRRVTFAKITDKGKAFIEGVFPEHEKRIDDIMSVLTHDEKATVIELLKKIGYSAQN